One Lutzomyia longipalpis isolate SR_M1_2022 chromosome 4, ASM2433408v1 DNA segment encodes these proteins:
- the LOC129796414 gene encoding protein suex-1-like: MKGLIYLFVLIGVVCAIPVIQESPKETSVKLSPVEDSEDNAGEEGVDLKPAENFFIGYGGGYNPWGYGGYGGYGGYGGYGGYGHRRHGWGGYGSFSRSSFSSEYWG, from the exons atgaaagggttaatttatttattcgtcCTTATTGGTGTTGTGTGCGCAATTCCAGTTATTCAGGAGAGTCCAAAGGAGACATCCGTGAAGCTTTCGCCGGTTGAA gattcagAGGATAATGCCGGTGAGGAGGGAGTTGACTTAAAGCCAGctgagaatttcttcattggaTACGGCGGTGGTTACAATCCCTGGGGCTATGGAGGCTACGGGGGCTATGGTGGTTACGGAG GATACGGCGGCTATGGACACAGACGCCATGGTTGGGGTGGCTATGGGAGCTTCTCAAGATCCAGCTTTTCCAGCGAGTATTGGGGATAA
- the LOC129796412 gene encoding uncharacterized protein LOC129796412, with protein sequence MTTNLQSTSLIAAELPARQREDVNPNHMWSWRVGKRRSHFKESKKKPKKARVALRNFICNRNGVGVADGEILNNLWTQYAKDFLEKHGINPGTIDTRTDYKDILPKMELIGARIEVKKAKCSSIVGKCGVIIMDSKNMFTLVSDEGRVIHLPKMDLAFELSIQNMIVLFYGKFLTMRIADRCVKAYKSVQSHEF encoded by the exons ATGACAACAAATCTCCAATCAACATCCCTAATTGCAGCTGAACTTCCCGCCAGGCAGCGTGAGGATGTCAATCCCAATCACATGTGGAGCTGGAGAGTCGGTAAACGCAGATCGCACTTCAAGGAAAGCAAGAAAAAGCCCAAAAAAGCTCGTGTTGCgctgagaaattttatttgcaatcgCAACGGTGTGGGGGTGGCAGATGGTGAGATCCTCAACAATCTCTGGACACAATATGCTAAGGATTTCCTGGAGAAGCATGGTATAAATCCGGGAACAATTGACACAAGAACGGATTACAA AGATATCCTTCcaaaaatggaattaattggTGCAAGAATTGAGGTAAAAAAGGCTAAATGTTCATCAATTGTGGGGAAATGCGGTGTAATTATCATGGACAGCAAGAATATGTTCACATTAGTTAGCGATGAGGGCAGAGTTATTC ATCTTCCGAAAATGGACTTGGCTTTTGAATTATCAATTCAAAATATGATTGTTCTCTTTTACGGGAAGTTTCTAACAATGAGAATTGCAGATAGATGCGTGAAAGCCTACAAAAGTGTTCAGAGCCATGAATTTTGA
- the LOC129796413 gene encoding chromosome transmission fidelity protein 8 homolog: protein MPILVKTGVNENGTPEWGFIELQGDLEVRGEQSMAGQFIGDLYYTKYGQPILIIGHHILHGREVTMEKPFAVLQKVVQHQNDEEPDEQNMEIDVNQSISDSQVLDATVAIENKSKHKTEYIVKAIVKKKLIFRARPKPIIANMAKK, encoded by the exons ATGCCGATCTTAGTAAAAAC tGGTGTAAATGAAAATGGAACCCCCGAATGGGGTTTCATTGAGTTACAAGGAGATTTGGAGGTGCGTGGAGAACAATCAATGGCTGGGCAATTTATTGGGGATCTCTACTACACAAAATACGGTCAACCG ATTCTCATAATTGGTCATCATATTCTCCATGGACGAGAAGTGACCATGGAAAAACCATTTGCCGTCCTGCAGAAAGTGGTTCAACACCAAAATGATGAAGAACCCGATGAACAAAACATGGAAATTGATGTGAATCAGAGTATTTCCGATAGTCAAGTTCTTGATGCAACTGTTGCCATTGAGAATAAGTCAAAGCACAAAACAGAATACATTGTGAAGgcaattgtaaagaaaaaactcattttccgCGCTAGACCTAAACCAATTATTGCAAATATGGctaagaaatga
- the LOC129796411 gene encoding general transcription and DNA repair factor IIH helicase subunit XPB — MGPPKRGNKRDSKNFSDKFAKKKRAEDEAYSTLVENDDDTQEGDGIPGAATKNAEKNDDATQEDEYGAKDYRSQMELKEDHGSRPLWVAPNGHIFVESFSPVYKVAHDFLIAISEPVCRPEHIHEYKLTAYSLYAAVSVGLQTHDIVEYLNRLSKTSVPKGIVEFIQLCTLSYGKVKLVLKHNKYFVESSYPDVLQKLLKDPTVQQCRLKRTDSETDDGFLTQVQEKKGITSFGTKLPANPVEAAPTGTAADGKTPQAQGQKANNGDNSVPEDITNYYEKIDNEDEEEDVNLTTVSFEVNQEKIEVLQKRCIEIEHPLLAEYDFRHDTVNADINLDLKPGAVLRPYQEKSLRKMFGNGRARSGVIVLPCGAGKSLVGVTAVCTVRKRALVLCNSGVSVEQWKQQFKMWSTADDSMICRFTSDAKDKPMGCGILVTTYSMITHTQKRSWEAEQTMRWLQDQEWGIMVLDEVHTIPAKMFRRVLTIVQSHSKLGLTATLLREDDKIADLNFLIGPKLYEANWLELQKEGFIAKVQCAEVWCPMTSEFYREYLLCQTSKKMLLYVMNPNKFRATQFLIRYHERRGDKTIVFSDNVFALKHYAIKMNKPYIYGPTSQNERIQILQNFKFNTKVNTIFVSKVADTSFDLPEANVLIQISSHGGSRRQEAQRLGRILRAKKGAFAEDYNAFFYTLVSQDTLEMSYSRKRQRFLVDQGYSYKVITHLEGMDEDNELLYKTREEQGNLLQQVLAASDIDCEDERVPGEGGPSGSRMTKRVGGLSSMSGGDDAVYYEFKKKNAHQHPLFKKFRG, encoded by the exons ATGGGCCCTCCAAAGAGGGGCAACAAGAGAGACTCGAAGAATTTCTCTGataaatttgccaagaaaaaaCGCGCTGAAGATGAAGCCTACTCAACCTTGGTGGAGAATGACGATGACACTCAGGAGGGTGATGGAATCCCCGGGGCAGCCACAAAGAATGCTGAAAAGAACGATGATGCAACGCAGGAGGATGAGTACGGGGCGAAGGATTATCGATCACAGATGGAATTGAAGGAGGATCATGGATCACGACCCCTCTGGGTGGCCCCAAATGGTCACATCTTTGTCGAATCCTTCTCCCCGGTGTACAAAGTCGCGCATGACTTCCTCATTGCCATCTCCGAGCCTGTTTGTCGTCCGGAACACATTCACGAGTACAAGCTGACGGCCTACAGTCTCTATGCTGCTGTGTCGGTGGGTCTGCAAACGCACGACATTGTTGAGTACCTCAATCGTCTTAGCAAGACCAGCGTGCCTAAAGGGATTGTCGAATTCATCCAACTCTGTACACTCTCCTACGGGAAGGTGAAGTTAGTACTCAAGCACAATAAGTACTTTGTTGAGAGTTCCTATCCGGATGTGCTGCAGAAACTCCTCAAGGATCCCACAGTACAGCAGTGCAGGCTCAAAAGGACCGATAGTGAGACTGATGATGGATTCCTCACACAAGTTCAGGAGAAAAAGGGTATTACATCCTTTGGGACGAAATTGCCTGCGAATCCTGTTGAAGCTGCACCCACTGGAACCGCTGCCGATGGAAAGACTCCACAAGCTCAAGGACAAAAG gcAAATAATGGAGACAATTCAGTCCCAGAGGATATAACAAATTACTACGAGAAAATCGACAATGAGGATGAGGAGGAAGATGTTAATTTAACAACGGTATCCTTTGAGGTGAATCAGGAGAAGATTGAGGTGCTCCAGAAGCGCTGTATTGAGATTGAGCATCCGCTGCTGGCTGAATATGATTTCCGCCATGACACCGTGAATGCCGACATTAATTTAGACCTCAAACCAGGGGCTGTGTTGCGTCCGTATCAAGAGAAGAGTCTCCGGAAGATGTTCGGCAATGGTCGGGCAAGATCAGGGGTGATTGTACTCCCATGTGGAGCTGGAAAGAGTCTCGTGGGGGTCACAGCAGTGTGTACGGTGCGAAAGAGAGCCCTGGTGCTGTGCAACAGTGGCGTGAGTGTGGAGCAGTGGAAGCAACAATTTAAAATGTGGTCAACAGCTGATGACAGCATGATCTGCCGCTTTACGTCGGATGCAAAGGACAAGCCAATGGGTTGTGGGATTCTCGTGACAACCTACAGTATGATCACGCACACGCAGAAACGAAGCTGGGAAGCGGAGCAGACAATGCGATGGCTTCAGGATCAGGAATGGGGTATTATGGTGCTCGATGAGGTGCACACTATCCCCGCAAAGATGTTCCGGCGAGTCCTGACTATTGTGCAAAGTCACAGCAAACTCGGGCTAACGGCCACACTTCTGCGTGAAGATGATAAAATTGCCGATCTCAACTTCCTCATTGGCCCCAAATTGTACGAAGCCAATTGGTTGGAGTTGCAGAAGGAAGGCTTCATTGCGAAGGTCCAATGCGCAGAGGTGTGGTGCCCAATGACGTCTGAGTTCTACAGGGAATACCTCCTGTGTCAGACGTCCAAGAAGATGCTGCTGTACGTGATGAATCCAAACAAATTCCGCGCAACGCAATTCCTCATTCGCTACCATGAGCGTCGTGGTGATAAGACAATAGTCTTCAGCGATAACGTCTTCGCCCTCAAGCACTATGCTATAAAGATGAACAAGCCCTACATCTATGGGCCAACATCGCAAAATGAACGTATTCAAATTCTGcagaatttcaaattcaacacGAAAGTCAACACGATTTTTGTGAGTAAAGTCGCCGATACGAGTTTCGATTTGCCCGAGGCGAATGTCCTCATTCAGATCTCCTCGCATGGGGGATCCCGACGTCAGGAGGCACAGCGACTGGGGAGAATTCTGCGTGCAAAGAAGGGAGCCTTCGCCGAGGACTACAATGCCTTCTTCTACACACTCGTCTCCCAGGATACGCTCGAGATGAGTTATTCACGGAAGAGGCAGCGCTTCCTCGTGGATCAGGGCTACAGCTACAAGGTCATCACGCACCTCGAGGGTATGGATGAGGACAATGAGCTTCTGTACAAGACACGCGAGGAACAGGGAAATCTCCTGCAGCAAGTGCTGGCAGCATCGGATATTGACTGCGAGGATGAAAGGGTGCCCGGTGAGGGTGGCCCCAGTGGCTCACGCATGACCAAGAGAGTCGGGGGCCTCAGTTCCATGTCTGGTGGTGATGATGCTGTCTACTATGAGTTCAAGAAGAAGAACGCCCATCAGCATCCGCTCTTCAAGAAGTTCCGtggataa
- the LOC129796415 gene encoding uncharacterized protein LOC129796415, translated as MKGIISLFFALFVVVYSIPVLEENPQKSVVKLSPVEVSEDNAEEEGVDLQPAEQFYIGLASPFGGPGGPYGGYGYGGYGGYRGYGFRRHGWGGHSHSFSSSSSSSQQYWG; from the exons ATGAAAGGGataattagtttattttttgctctttttgttgttgtgtaTTCAATCCCAGTGCTTGAGGAAAATCCTCAAAAGAGTGTTGTGAAACTATCACCTGTTGAG GTATCAGAAGATAATGCTGAAGAGGAGGGAGTTGATCTACAGCCtgcagaacaattttatattGGACTTGCATCACCCTTTGGTGGACCAGGAGGTCCCTACGGAGGCTATGGTTATGGAGGATATGgag GATATCGAGGCTACGGATTTCGAAGACACGGCTGGGGAGGACATTCTCATAGTTTTTCCAGCTCCAGTAGTTCCAGTCAACAATACTGGGGTTAA